A region from the Mycolicibacterium phlei genome encodes:
- a CDS encoding sterol desaturase family protein, whose product MIAALTRYGYVPLMLLGICGAAVAVAHTAWAELWMGLLVLTAVGLSFLAERIIPYAPAWNMPMGDGGRDVAHAVVNELGLLATVLVVIPASAALSPFHLWWPSSLPFVAQVLFAVVVTDLGVTLVHLASHKVSWLWRFHAVHHSVKRFYGFNGLMKHPVHGAIELLAGVTPLVLLGLPVAVAEVLAVCITVQLLLQHSNADYRIGPLRSVLAFNEGHRFHHLKWAGVGDVNFGLFTLLWDHLLRTYSFDPGRRFTSDDLGMAAKPDYPVAYLPQLAAPFRTT is encoded by the coding sequence ATGATCGCCGCACTGACGCGCTACGGCTATGTGCCGCTGATGCTGCTCGGAATCTGCGGAGCCGCTGTCGCGGTCGCGCACACGGCCTGGGCCGAACTGTGGATGGGTCTGCTGGTGCTCACCGCCGTCGGCCTGTCGTTCCTCGCCGAGCGGATCATCCCGTACGCGCCGGCCTGGAATATGCCGATGGGCGACGGCGGCCGGGATGTCGCCCACGCGGTGGTCAACGAGCTCGGGCTGCTGGCCACCGTGCTGGTGGTGATCCCGGCATCGGCCGCGCTCAGTCCGTTTCATCTGTGGTGGCCGTCGTCGCTGCCGTTCGTCGCCCAGGTGCTGTTCGCCGTGGTGGTCACCGACCTGGGCGTCACCCTCGTCCACCTCGCCAGCCACAAGGTGAGCTGGCTCTGGCGCTTTCACGCCGTACACCACAGCGTGAAGAGGTTCTACGGGTTCAACGGGCTGATGAAGCATCCCGTGCACGGGGCGATCGAACTTCTCGCGGGCGTCACGCCGCTGGTGCTCCTCGGCCTGCCGGTCGCCGTCGCCGAGGTCCTCGCCGTGTGCATCACGGTGCAGCTCCTGCTCCAGCACTCCAACGCCGACTACCGCATCGGACCGTTGCGATCGGTGTTGGCGTTCAACGAAGGTCACCGTTTCCACCACCTCAAGTGGGCAGGCGTCGGCGACGTCAACTTCGGTCTGTTCACCCTGCTCTGGGACCATCTGCTGCGCACGTACTCGTTCGATCCGGGACGCCGGTTCACCAGTGACGACCTGGGCATGGCGGCCAAACCGGACTACCCGGTGGCCTATCTGCCGCAGCTCGCGGCCCCGTTCCGCACCACCTAG
- the lysE gene encoding L-lysine exporter, translating into MSSPLIVGFLTAFTLIAAIGAQNAFVLRQGIRGEHVLAVVALCTVSDMVLIGAGIAGFGVLISSHPGALAVAKFGGAAFLITYGLLAARRACQPSTLTPSEKAPARLLEVLVTCLALTWLNPHVYLDTVVLLGALANEHREGRWLFGVGAVTASAVWFFGLGFGARRLAGLFATPTTWRVLDGIIAATMIGLGVWMAVG; encoded by the coding sequence GTGAGTTCTCCCCTGATCGTCGGATTCCTGACCGCGTTCACGTTGATCGCCGCCATCGGCGCGCAGAACGCATTTGTGCTGCGCCAGGGCATTCGCGGGGAGCACGTGCTGGCGGTGGTGGCGCTGTGCACGGTGTCGGACATGGTGCTCATCGGCGCCGGCATCGCCGGGTTCGGCGTGCTGATCAGTTCGCACCCGGGCGCGCTGGCCGTCGCCAAGTTCGGCGGCGCGGCGTTCCTGATCACCTACGGGCTGCTGGCCGCCCGCCGCGCATGCCAACCGTCGACCCTCACCCCGTCCGAGAAGGCCCCCGCCCGCCTGCTTGAGGTCCTCGTCACCTGCCTGGCACTGACCTGGCTCAACCCGCACGTCTACCTCGACACCGTCGTGCTGCTCGGGGCGCTGGCCAACGAACACCGCGAGGGCCGCTGGCTGTTCGGCGTCGGCGCCGTGACCGCCAGCGCGGTGTGGTTCTTCGGCCTCGGTTTCGGGGCCAGGCGGCTGGCCGGGTTGTTCGCCACGCCGACGACGTGGCGTGTGCTCGACGGCATCATCGCCGCGACGATGATCGGCCTCGGGGTGTGGATGGCGGTCGGCTGA
- a CDS encoding SDR family NAD(P)-dependent oxidoreductase — protein sequence MTTNPFDLHGHVAVVTGGGSGIGLGLATGLAQAGASVAIIGRSAERLAAGRDALERFGTPVLALTADVSDEEQITDAMARVYREWGRLDSCFANAGTGGYVTGLLDTSLAEFRAVTAVNLDGVFLTLREAARHMIAAGNGGSLVGVSSMGARQGMPRQHAYAASKAGVVGIVNSLAVELARYGIRANTLQPGWVETEMIEGLLANETFNSQVLKRIPQRRWGEPADFAGVAVYLAGGASAYHTGDVILIDGGYRTF from the coding sequence GTGACCACGAACCCCTTCGACCTTCACGGACACGTCGCGGTCGTCACCGGCGGCGGCTCGGGCATCGGGCTCGGGCTGGCCACCGGTCTGGCGCAGGCCGGCGCATCGGTCGCGATCATCGGCCGCTCCGCCGAGCGGCTCGCGGCAGGCCGCGACGCCCTGGAGCGGTTCGGCACCCCCGTGCTGGCGCTGACCGCCGACGTCAGCGACGAGGAACAGATCACCGACGCGATGGCCCGGGTGTACCGCGAGTGGGGACGGCTGGACTCGTGCTTCGCCAACGCCGGCACCGGCGGATACGTCACTGGCCTGCTGGACACCTCGCTGGCGGAGTTCCGTGCGGTCACCGCGGTCAATCTCGACGGCGTGTTCCTGACGCTGCGCGAGGCCGCCCGGCACATGATCGCCGCGGGCAACGGCGGCAGCCTGGTCGGCGTCTCGAGCATGGGTGCGCGTCAGGGCATGCCCCGCCAGCACGCCTACGCCGCCTCCAAGGCCGGCGTCGTCGGGATCGTCAACAGCCTCGCCGTCGAGCTCGCGCGCTACGGGATCCGGGCCAACACGCTGCAGCCCGGCTGGGTGGAGACCGAGATGATCGAGGGACTGCTCGCCAACGAGACCTTCAACTCCCAGGTCCTCAAACGGATCCCGCAGCGCCGGTGGGGTGAACCCGCCGACTTCGCCGGCGTGGCCGTGTATCTCGCAGGCGGTGCCAGCGCCTACCACACCGGCGACGTCATCCTGATCGACGGCGGCTACCGGACCTTCTGA
- a CDS encoding CaiB/BaiF CoA transferase family protein: protein MSGSALDGIVVVDFSRVLAGPYATMMLGDFGAEVIKVERPGTGDDTRSWGPPFDSDGVATYFNAVNRNKRSVVLDLTDPGDVARARELVAGADIVVENFRPGTMERLGLGYEDLRQLRPDLIYCAITGFGRDGGAALPGYDLLVQAVGGLMSVTGPEPGVPTKAGVALVDVLAGMHALSGILLALAHRDRTGEGQRVDTNLLSVLLSSMVNQASGYLGAGVVPDIMGNRHPSVVPYQTFATADRPIAVAVGNDKQFVAAMHAIGLSELADDERFATNSARVAHRDELCARIEVALKARGADHWYEVLTAAGVPAGPINNLAEAFAFAERLGIEAVVSVPGSAAPQVANPISLSRTPPQYRLAPPKFEP from the coding sequence ATGAGCGGTAGCGCGCTCGACGGCATCGTCGTCGTCGACTTCAGCCGCGTGCTGGCCGGCCCGTACGCGACGATGATGCTGGGCGACTTCGGCGCCGAGGTCATCAAGGTCGAGCGGCCGGGCACCGGTGACGACACCCGGTCGTGGGGACCGCCCTTCGACTCCGACGGTGTGGCAACGTATTTCAACGCCGTCAACCGCAACAAGCGGTCGGTGGTACTGGATCTCACCGACCCCGGCGACGTGGCGCGGGCGCGGGAGCTGGTGGCCGGCGCGGACATCGTGGTGGAGAACTTCCGGCCGGGCACCATGGAGCGACTTGGCCTCGGTTACGAGGATCTCCGCCAGCTCCGCCCGGACCTGATCTACTGCGCCATCACCGGATTCGGCCGCGACGGCGGCGCGGCGCTGCCCGGCTACGACCTGCTGGTACAGGCGGTCGGCGGTCTGATGAGCGTGACCGGGCCGGAACCGGGCGTTCCCACCAAGGCCGGGGTGGCGCTGGTCGACGTGCTGGCAGGCATGCACGCGCTCAGCGGAATCCTGCTGGCGTTGGCGCACCGCGACCGGACCGGCGAGGGGCAGCGCGTCGACACCAACCTGCTGTCGGTGCTGTTGTCCTCCATGGTCAATCAGGCGTCCGGATATCTCGGCGCCGGGGTGGTGCCGGACATCATGGGTAACCGGCATCCGAGCGTCGTGCCGTACCAGACGTTCGCGACGGCGGACCGGCCGATCGCGGTCGCGGTGGGTAACGACAAGCAGTTCGTCGCGGCGATGCACGCGATCGGCCTGTCCGAACTGGCCGACGACGAGCGGTTCGCGACCAACTCGGCCCGCGTGGCCCACCGCGACGAACTGTGCGCGCGGATCGAGGTCGCGTTGAAGGCGCGGGGCGCCGACCACTGGTACGAGGTGCTGACCGCGGCGGGGGTGCCCGCCGGGCCCATCAACAACCTCGCCGAGGCGTTCGCGTTCGCCGAGCGCCTGGGTATCGAGGCCGTCGTGAGCGTGCCGGGCAGCGCCGCCCCACAGGTCGCCAACCCGATCTCGCTGTCGCGCACCCCGCCGCAATACCGGTTGGCGCCACCGAAATTCGAGCCGTAG
- a CDS encoding aldehyde dehydrogenase family protein — protein MTAPIMLQHFVGGRWATGAGEPLRSVSPARPDVVVAEGVASTVSDVDAAVTAAAEAGRRWARTPMHQRGAVLTAAAAVVEQHADEWGLELAVEEGKTRAEGVGEVRRAAQVLRYYGAEADRESGELYASPRAGEQILVTRRPVGVVGVITPFNFPIAIPAWKIAPALVHGNTVVWKPAGTVPLLAMRLAQALESAGLPAGVLNLVHGDGEVGSAIVEHPGVEAISFTGSTAVGRAIAATAAARGVPVQAEMGGKNAAVVLDDADFDLAVEQVMLGAFRSTGQKCTATSRLILTRGIADRFLEAVADRARTLVVGDPADDRTEMGPVISEAARQRITAALAALDGTVVAGGAPYTDDLRARGYFVAPTVVEVTGPAAVWTDELFGPVLAVRRANDAEQALALAADSEYGLSAAVFTQDLTRALDVVAHLDVGVLHINSETAGADPHVPFGGSRSSGLGPREQGRAARDFYTHTTTVYLRGGRAGA, from the coding sequence ATGACTGCGCCGATCATGTTGCAGCACTTCGTCGGTGGCCGGTGGGCGACCGGCGCGGGTGAACCGTTGCGCAGCGTCAGCCCCGCCCGGCCGGATGTCGTGGTCGCCGAGGGGGTGGCCTCGACGGTGTCCGACGTCGACGCCGCGGTCACCGCCGCGGCGGAGGCAGGCCGCCGGTGGGCGCGCACCCCGATGCATCAGCGCGGTGCGGTGCTCACGGCCGCCGCGGCCGTCGTCGAGCAGCACGCCGACGAGTGGGGTCTGGAGCTGGCCGTCGAGGAGGGCAAGACCAGGGCGGAGGGAGTCGGCGAGGTCAGGCGCGCCGCGCAGGTGCTGCGCTACTACGGCGCGGAGGCCGATCGGGAGAGCGGCGAGCTGTACGCATCGCCGCGGGCCGGCGAGCAGATCCTGGTGACGCGCCGCCCCGTCGGCGTGGTCGGGGTGATCACCCCGTTCAACTTCCCGATCGCCATCCCGGCGTGGAAGATCGCCCCGGCCCTGGTGCACGGCAACACCGTGGTGTGGAAGCCGGCCGGTACCGTGCCGCTGCTGGCGATGCGGCTGGCGCAGGCGCTGGAGTCCGCGGGTCTGCCGGCCGGGGTGCTCAACCTGGTCCACGGCGACGGCGAGGTGGGCTCGGCGATCGTCGAACACCCGGGTGTCGAGGCGATCTCGTTCACCGGCTCCACCGCTGTCGGCCGCGCGATCGCGGCCACCGCCGCCGCCCGCGGGGTGCCGGTGCAGGCCGAGATGGGTGGTAAGAACGCGGCCGTGGTGCTCGACGACGCGGACTTCGATCTGGCCGTCGAGCAGGTGATGCTGGGCGCGTTCCGGTCCACCGGCCAGAAGTGCACCGCGACGTCGCGATTGATCCTCACCAGGGGCATCGCCGACCGCTTCCTCGAGGCCGTCGCGGACAGGGCGCGCACGCTGGTGGTCGGTGACCCCGCCGACGACCGCACCGAGATGGGGCCGGTGATCAGCGAGGCCGCCCGGCAGCGGATCACCGCGGCGCTGGCCGCGCTGGACGGCACCGTCGTCGCCGGCGGTGCGCCCTACACCGACGACCTGCGGGCCCGGGGGTACTTCGTCGCCCCGACGGTTGTCGAGGTCACCGGCCCCGCCGCCGTCTGGACCGACGAACTGTTCGGCCCGGTGCTGGCGGTGCGCCGCGCGAATGACGCGGAGCAGGCGCTCGCGCTGGCCGCCGACAGCGAGTACGGGTTGTCGGCGGCGGTGTTCACCCAGGACCTGACCCGCGCCCTCGACGTCGTCGCACACCTCGATGTCGGTGTGCTGCACATCAACTCGGAGACCGCGGGCGCCGACCCGCACGTTCCGTTCGGCGGGTCGAGGAGCAGCGGGCTGGGCCCCAGGGAACAGGGCCGCGCCGCCCGCGACTTCTACACGCACACCACCACGGTCTACCTGCGCGGCGGGCGGGCGGGCGCATGA
- a CDS encoding acyl-CoA dehydrogenase family protein, producing the protein MTDTPLELFDTDRLLDQDERDIAATVRSFVDSRLRPNIGDWFESATLPRELAREFGNLGVLGMHLKGYGCAGTNAVSYGLACMELEAGDSGFRSFVSVQGSLSMYSIYRYGSEEQKNEWLPRLAAGDAIGCFGLTEPDFGSNPAGMRTRARRDGSDWILDGTKMWITNGNLADVATVWAQTDDGIRGFLVPTDTPGFTANVIHRKLSLRASVTSELVLDGVRLPASAQLPLAEGLKAPLSCLNEARFGIVFGAIGAARDCLHTAIDYARTREVFDRPLSSFQLTQEKLANMTLELGKGMLLAIHLGRIKDAGEVRPEQISLGKLNNVRAALAIARECRTILGGSGITLEYSPLRHANNLESVLTYEGTSEMHLLSIGKALTGQSAFR; encoded by the coding sequence ATGACTGACACCCCGCTGGAGCTGTTCGACACCGACCGGCTGCTCGACCAGGACGAGCGTGACATCGCCGCCACCGTGCGGTCGTTCGTCGACTCCCGGTTGCGGCCCAACATCGGCGACTGGTTCGAATCCGCCACGCTGCCGAGGGAACTGGCAAGGGAGTTCGGCAATCTCGGCGTGCTGGGGATGCATCTGAAGGGCTACGGGTGTGCGGGCACCAACGCCGTCAGCTACGGCCTGGCCTGCATGGAGCTCGAGGCCGGCGACAGCGGGTTCCGCAGCTTCGTGTCGGTGCAGGGTTCGCTGTCGATGTACTCGATCTACCGTTACGGCTCCGAGGAGCAGAAGAACGAGTGGCTGCCCCGGCTGGCCGCCGGCGACGCGATCGGCTGTTTCGGGCTGACCGAGCCCGATTTCGGCTCCAACCCCGCGGGGATGCGCACCAGGGCCCGCCGGGACGGCTCCGACTGGATCCTTGACGGCACCAAGATGTGGATCACCAACGGCAACCTCGCCGACGTCGCCACGGTGTGGGCGCAGACCGACGACGGCATCCGCGGCTTCCTGGTGCCCACCGACACACCGGGTTTCACCGCCAACGTGATCCACCGCAAGCTGTCCCTGCGCGCGTCGGTGACCTCGGAGCTGGTGCTCGACGGCGTGCGGCTGCCGGCGTCGGCGCAGCTTCCGCTGGCGGAGGGGCTGAAAGCCCCGCTGTCGTGCCTGAACGAGGCGCGGTTCGGCATCGTGTTCGGCGCGATCGGTGCCGCGCGCGACTGCCTGCACACCGCGATCGACTACGCCCGCACCCGTGAGGTCTTCGACCGGCCGCTGTCGAGTTTCCAGCTCACCCAGGAGAAGTTGGCGAACATGACGCTCGAGCTCGGCAAGGGCATGCTGCTGGCGATCCACCTCGGCCGCATCAAGGACGCCGGCGAGGTGCGGCCCGAACAGATCAGTCTCGGCAAGCTCAACAACGTGCGGGCCGCACTCGCGATCGCCCGCGAGTGCCGAACCATCCTCGGCGGCAGCGGTATCACCCTGGAGTACTCGCCGCTGCGGCACGCCAACAACCTGGAATCGGTGCTGACCTACGAGGGCACCTCCGAGATGCATCTGCTGTCGATCGGCAAGGCCCTCACCGGCCAGTCCGCCTTCCGCTGA
- a CDS encoding GntR family transcriptional regulator, with protein sequence MKQPVGQVRWEPLKEVVYRELRDAIVAAMYPPGTALTVRATAEAMGVSPMPVRSAFDRLVAERVVEASSSGTVRIPRMSRRRFTELVEMRTLLEGQAAEAAAGRAGAADIVALRSLAQRLAEAAQTDDSAAYLLLNREFKFTVYRLSGSAVLVDLIERVWLQIAPFLHFYGAGVREQSGTDQYDAIVAALAAGDGPAARAATVRDIVSGAEFLLATGEFAD encoded by the coding sequence GTGAAGCAGCCCGTCGGTCAGGTGCGGTGGGAACCCCTCAAGGAGGTGGTCTACCGCGAGCTGCGGGATGCGATCGTGGCCGCCATGTACCCGCCGGGCACCGCGCTGACGGTGCGCGCCACCGCCGAGGCCATGGGTGTCAGCCCGATGCCGGTCCGCTCGGCGTTCGACCGGCTGGTGGCCGAGCGCGTCGTCGAGGCCAGCTCATCGGGCACGGTGCGGATCCCGCGGATGTCGCGGCGCCGGTTCACCGAGCTGGTGGAGATGCGCACCCTGCTCGAGGGGCAGGCCGCCGAGGCCGCGGCCGGGCGCGCGGGGGCCGCCGACATCGTCGCGCTCCGGTCGCTGGCGCAGCGGCTGGCCGAGGCGGCGCAGACCGACGACAGCGCCGCGTACCTGCTGCTGAACCGGGAGTTCAAGTTCACCGTGTACCGGCTGTCCGGCTCGGCGGTGCTGGTGGACCTCATCGAGCGGGTGTGGCTGCAGATCGCGCCGTTCCTGCACTTCTACGGCGCCGGTGTCCGCGAACAGAGCGGCACCGACCAGTACGACGCCATCGTGGCTGCGCTGGCCGCCGGCGACGGTCCGGCGGCCCGCGCGGCCACCGTCCGCGACATCGTCAGCGGCGCTGAATTCCTGTTGGCTACCGGCGAATTCGCCGACTGA
- a CDS encoding TetR family transcriptional regulator, which translates to MTEKSLGLRDRKKLRTRDAIRRAALRLIEANGYADTTVEQIAEAAEISPSTFFRYFPSKEAVFLSDDLDELFLRLLAEQPPDVPSLTAFRRAIALTAATISRDDWAFERSRQRLVFSVPELKAAQFDAFRRSVARCADVESRRLGRELDWVESLAFYGALSGALTAVIDGSEGDATRNMLRALEFLESGMSWG; encoded by the coding sequence GTGACCGAGAAGTCGCTCGGGTTGCGCGACCGCAAGAAGCTCCGGACCCGTGACGCGATCCGCCGGGCCGCGCTGCGGCTCATCGAGGCCAACGGGTACGCCGACACCACGGTGGAGCAGATCGCCGAGGCCGCCGAGATCTCCCCGAGCACCTTCTTCCGGTACTTCCCCAGCAAGGAGGCGGTGTTCCTCTCCGACGACCTCGACGAACTCTTCCTCAGGCTGCTCGCCGAGCAGCCGCCGGACGTGCCCTCGCTGACCGCCTTCCGCCGGGCCATCGCACTCACCGCCGCCACCATCTCCCGGGACGACTGGGCCTTCGAACGGTCCCGCCAGCGGCTGGTGTTCTCGGTGCCCGAACTGAAGGCCGCGCAGTTCGACGCGTTCCGGCGTTCGGTCGCGCGCTGCGCGGACGTGGAGAGCCGGCGGCTGGGCCGCGAACTCGACTGGGTCGAGTCGCTGGCGTTCTACGGCGCGCTCAGCGGGGCGCTGACGGCCGTCATCGACGGCAGCGAGGGCGACGCGACGCGCAACATGCTGCGTGCGCTGGAGTTCCTCGAGTCGGGTATGAGTTGGGGATGA
- a CDS encoding SDR family oxidoreductase, translated as MTTSRAVFITGAAAGIGRATALTFARKGYVVGGYDIDETGLKALADEIDALGGRSRVGHLDVTDADEMSTRIGEFAAFAGDRLDVLVNNAGILRSGRFEELDLAGHHREIDINVKGVVNGLHAAFPYLRRTPDALVVNLSSASAIYGQAELATYSATKFFIRGITEALDIEWSRHGIRVIAMWPLFVQTAMTDDLHTGTTDSLGIRLSAQDVADAILAAAEPSWLRRALHQVHFPVGAQTKALVLGSRFSPGWLTRLINKKLAHF; from the coding sequence ATGACCACATCGAGGGCTGTCTTCATCACCGGCGCCGCCGCCGGCATCGGCCGGGCCACCGCGCTGACATTCGCCCGCAAGGGGTACGTCGTCGGCGGCTACGACATCGACGAGACCGGGCTCAAAGCGCTGGCCGATGAGATCGACGCACTCGGCGGGCGCAGCCGGGTCGGGCATCTCGACGTCACCGACGCCGACGAAATGTCGACCCGGATAGGCGAATTCGCGGCGTTCGCGGGCGACCGGCTGGATGTGCTGGTCAACAACGCGGGCATCCTGCGGTCCGGCCGCTTCGAGGAGCTGGATCTGGCCGGCCACCACCGCGAGATCGACATCAATGTCAAGGGTGTGGTCAACGGCCTGCACGCGGCGTTCCCCTACCTGCGGCGGACCCCGGATGCGCTGGTGGTGAACCTGTCGTCGGCGTCGGCGATCTACGGCCAGGCCGAACTGGCCACCTACAGCGCCACCAAGTTCTTCATCCGCGGAATCACCGAGGCGCTCGACATCGAGTGGAGCCGGCACGGCATCCGGGTGATCGCGATGTGGCCGCTGTTCGTGCAGACCGCGATGACCGACGACCTGCACACCGGCACCACCGACTCGCTGGGCATCCGGCTGTCCGCCCAGGACGTCGCCGACGCGATCCTGGCCGCCGCCGAACCGTCGTGGCTGCGCCGCGCCCTGCACCAGGTGCACTTCCCGGTCGGCGCCCAGACCAAGGCCCTCGTGCTGGGCTCGCGGTTCTCCCCGGGCTGGCTGACCCGGCTGATCAACAAGAAACTCGCGCACTTCTGA
- a CDS encoding YeiH family protein: MTEQDTRTPEQTRDYGIGYAVAGVTVVVVLGALTRFLEAQVPNWAEGTSLENIAGAIEFPVYAIALGLLGNFVLSKLALRDALAKGFRTEFFIKTGLVLLGASINLKVLVTAAGPSIIQALLLISIVFGFTWWLGGVLKLEDKLRALLASAVSICGVSAAIAAAGAVQAKKEQLAYAASLVIAFALPSIFLLPWLADVFGLSDPVAGAWIGGNIDTTAAVAASGAIAGEEALQIATIVKTTQNALIGIVAIALTAYFALKVERKSAEEARPTLGQFWERFPKFVLGFIAASIIGTLYLAWGGDKAAISTVNDLRTWFLIFAFVAIGLEFSLKGLKEAGWRPVAVFASATVVNIVVALGLATILFGNFTVS, from the coding sequence GTGACCGAACAGGACACCCGAACCCCCGAACAGACCCGCGACTACGGCATCGGCTACGCCGTGGCCGGTGTCACCGTCGTCGTCGTGCTGGGCGCCCTCACCCGGTTCCTGGAGGCCCAGGTACCCAACTGGGCCGAGGGCACCTCGCTCGAGAACATCGCGGGAGCGATCGAATTCCCGGTCTACGCGATCGCGCTGGGCCTGCTCGGCAACTTCGTGCTGTCGAAGCTGGCGCTGCGCGACGCACTGGCGAAGGGCTTCCGCACCGAGTTCTTCATCAAGACCGGTCTGGTGCTGCTCGGCGCGTCGATCAACCTCAAGGTGCTCGTCACCGCCGCCGGCCCGTCCATCATCCAGGCGCTGCTGCTGATCTCGATCGTGTTCGGCTTCACCTGGTGGCTGGGCGGGGTGCTCAAACTCGAGGACAAGCTGCGCGCGCTGCTGGCGTCGGCGGTGTCGATCTGCGGTGTCAGCGCGGCGATCGCCGCCGCGGGCGCGGTGCAGGCCAAGAAGGAGCAGCTCGCCTACGCCGCCTCCCTGGTGATCGCGTTCGCGCTGCCGTCAATCTTCCTGCTGCCCTGGCTCGCCGACGTCTTCGGGCTGTCCGACCCGGTGGCCGGCGCCTGGATCGGCGGCAACATCGACACCACCGCGGCCGTCGCCGCGTCCGGCGCCATCGCGGGCGAGGAGGCGCTGCAGATCGCCACCATCGTCAAGACCACCCAGAACGCGCTGATCGGCATCGTCGCGATCGCGCTGACCGCCTACTTCGCGCTGAAGGTGGAACGCAAGTCCGCCGAGGAGGCCCGGCCCACGCTCGGCCAGTTCTGGGAGCGGTTCCCGAAGTTCGTGCTCGGGTTCATCGCGGCGTCGATCATCGGCACGCTGTACCTGGCCTGGGGCGGGGACAAGGCCGCGATCAGCACCGTCAACGACCTGCGCACCTGGTTCCTGATCTTCGCGTTCGTGGCGATCGGCCTGGAGTTCTCGCTCAAGGGCCTCAAGGAGGCGGGCTGGCGCCCGGTCGCGGTGTTCGCCTCGGCAACCGTGGTGAACATCGTCGTCGCACTCGGCCTCGCGACGATCCTGTTCGGGAACTTCACCGTCAGTTAG
- a CDS encoding ABC transporter substrate-binding protein has translation MVVTRRGFLAAAAAGAAFVATGCGSDKPGAVARDGSVTVKHVFGETRIPAPPTRVVSAGLTGQDDLLALGVVPIAVTEWFGDEPFAVWPWARDRLGDAQPAVLSLADGIPVEQIAALSPDLIVATNAGLDADTYARLSEIAPTVAQSGPDAFFEPWRDQATTIGQAVFKHDEMQRLIAAVNDRFIKASEDNPDFAGRTVALLHGRLDDGEAEPLTPPWRTEFLTAMGLAVTDDPASADVAIWATESDEDQAALLADPAIAERGPANIFTGKELAGAIAFASVLSYPVVADRLPALIAGALN, from the coding sequence GTGGTGGTGACTCGCCGTGGCTTCCTGGCAGCGGCCGCGGCCGGCGCGGCGTTCGTCGCGACCGGCTGCGGCTCGGACAAACCCGGCGCGGTGGCCAGGGACGGATCCGTCACCGTCAAGCACGTCTTCGGCGAGACGCGGATCCCGGCGCCGCCGACCCGCGTCGTCAGCGCGGGCCTGACCGGCCAGGACGATCTGCTGGCGCTGGGGGTGGTGCCGATCGCGGTCACCGAGTGGTTCGGCGACGAGCCGTTCGCCGTGTGGCCGTGGGCGCGGGACCGGCTCGGCGACGCACAGCCCGCGGTGCTCAGCCTCGCCGACGGCATCCCCGTCGAGCAGATCGCGGCGCTGAGCCCGGATCTGATCGTCGCGACCAACGCCGGCCTGGACGCCGACACCTACGCCCGGCTGTCGGAGATCGCGCCGACCGTCGCGCAGTCCGGCCCCGACGCGTTCTTCGAGCCGTGGCGCGACCAGGCCACCACCATCGGGCAGGCCGTGTTCAAGCACGACGAGATGCAGCGGCTCATCGCCGCCGTCAACGACCGGTTCATCAAGGCCAGCGAGGACAACCCGGACTTCGCGGGCCGAACCGTGGCGCTGCTGCACGGCCGCCTCGACGACGGGGAAGCCGAACCGCTCACCCCGCCGTGGCGCACCGAGTTCCTCACCGCGATGGGGCTGGCGGTCACCGACGACCCGGCCTCGGCCGACGTGGCGATCTGGGCGACCGAAAGCGACGAGGACCAGGCCGCGCTGCTGGCCGACCCGGCGATCGCCGAGCGCGGCCCGGCCAACATCTTCACCGGTAAGGAGCTCGCCGGGGCCATCGCGTTCGCGTCGGTGCTGTCCTACCCGGTGGTGGCCGACCGGCTCCCGGCGCTGATCGCCGGTGCGCTGAACTGA